In the Paraflavitalea devenefica genome, one interval contains:
- a CDS encoding HipA N-terminal domain-containing protein: MKGLVYNNGLLAGMIEKDDTGKYIFRYEDHYFNMQQAPHISLTLPKTQQEYTANELFPFFQGLLSEGINKDIQCRLYQLDEDDDFTRLLLTSREDTIGAITVKPENDELFRMLYGI, encoded by the coding sequence ATGAAAGGACTGGTGTATAATAACGGCCTGTTAGCCGGGATGATCGAGAAAGACGATACCGGGAAGTACATATTCCGGTATGAAGACCATTATTTTAATATGCAACAAGCACCCCACATAAGCTTAACCCTGCCTAAAACCCAACAGGAATATACAGCCAATGAGCTATTTCCTTTTTTCCAGGGCCTGCTTTCAGAAGGGATCAATAAGGATATACAATGCAGACTGTACCAGCTTGATGAAGATGACGACTTTACCCGGTTGCTATTAACATCCAGGGAAGACACCATAGGAGCTATCACTGTAAAACCGGAAAATGATGAATTGTTTAGGATGTTATACGGAATCTAA
- a CDS encoding SET domain-containing protein: MPPASKKKTLATPEYRVFYPIKVAQSRIDGQGAYALQRIPARKKIGDLGGVIITLREARRITAQTKRVAMVEFDNGEALNASVNSNELRYINHSCDPNTYMRLTHRRVEFYALRPIKVNEELTCNYGETHHDGKLPCQCGAKNCKGFI, from the coding sequence ATGCCTCCAGCTTCAAAGAAAAAAACGCTTGCCACCCCGGAATACCGGGTATTTTATCCCATTAAAGTGGCCCAAAGCAGGATTGACGGGCAGGGCGCCTATGCCCTGCAACGCATCCCCGCCCGCAAAAAGATCGGCGACCTGGGCGGCGTGATCATTACCCTCCGGGAGGCCCGGCGTATTACCGCCCAAACCAAGCGGGTAGCCATGGTGGAGTTTGACAATGGCGAGGCGCTGAATGCCTCTGTGAATAGCAATGAGCTGCGCTATATCAACCACTCCTGCGACCCTAATACCTATATGCGCCTTACCCATCGCCGGGTAGAATTTTATGCTTTACGCCCCATTAAAGTGAATGAGGAACTGACCTGTAATTATGGCGAAACGCATCATGATGGGAAGCTGCCTTGCCAGTGCGGCGCTAAGAATTGTAAAGGATTTATTTAA
- a CDS encoding DUF1573 domain-containing protein, protein MKRFVLAISALILSATMFAQNAAPAQKTAEVIKFKEIVHDFGKIKQGVPVTYDFVFANVSGKPVVIESAIASCGCTTPVKPEAPVAKGKQDKITAGFNAQTLGTFTKPITVKIAGVDAPIEIKITGEVLNEVDYAKYEKEKGSKKG, encoded by the coding sequence ATGAAACGATTTGTATTAGCTATTAGCGCATTGATCTTATCCGCCACCATGTTTGCTCAGAATGCAGCACCCGCGCAAAAGACTGCTGAGGTGATCAAATTCAAGGAAATAGTACACGATTTTGGCAAGATAAAACAAGGAGTACCTGTTACTTATGACTTTGTTTTCGCCAATGTAAGCGGCAAACCCGTAGTTATTGAATCAGCCATTGCTTCCTGCGGTTGCACTACCCCCGTGAAGCCCGAAGCTCCTGTAGCCAAAGGCAAACAGGACAAGATCACTGCCGGTTTCAATGCCCAGACACTTGGCACTTTCACCAAGCCTATTACTGTTAAAATAGCCGGTGTTGACGCCCCCATCGAGATCAAGATCACCGGTGAGGTATTGAACGAAGTGGATTATGCCAAATACGAAAAGGAAAAAGGCTCCAAAAAAGGTTAA
- a CDS encoding HipA domain-containing protein produces the protein MMNCLGCYTESKEAYCLSCRKILFDKAKVSSLLAFDAPNINNRDLFQEHSKRMSISGVQLKYSLHREKTSLILCEKDGHYLLKPVPPIRTLLYVNDVPENEHLTMQMASQVFQINTAANALIYFRDKEPAYITRRFDVRNDGRKYQQEDFAQLTRRSKPTHGAAFKYNGTYEEIGLLIKQYVGAARAVLENFFKLIVFNYVISNGDAHLKNFSLIRRENGEYTLTPAYDLMSTVIHTPNESDTALGLYEGDMDAPFYATYGCYGRSSFMELANRFGIVEARALRIIDQFPAKEESMKTLINASFLSEEVKKLYINNVKEKLKRIIAA, from the coding sequence ATGATGAATTGTTTAGGATGTTATACGGAATCTAAAGAAGCCTATTGTTTATCCTGCAGGAAAATCCTGTTTGATAAAGCTAAGGTTTCTTCGTTGTTGGCCTTCGACGCGCCCAATATCAATAATAGGGATCTGTTCCAGGAGCACTCTAAAAGAATGTCCATCTCCGGCGTTCAATTGAAATATTCCCTGCACCGGGAAAAAACATCACTTATCCTCTGCGAAAAAGATGGACACTACCTGTTGAAACCTGTTCCACCCATCAGAACCCTTTTATATGTAAATGATGTCCCGGAGAATGAACACCTGACCATGCAAATGGCCAGCCAGGTATTTCAAATCAATACAGCCGCCAATGCCCTCATTTATTTCAGGGATAAAGAACCGGCCTATATAACAAGGCGCTTCGATGTAAGGAACGACGGGCGAAAGTATCAACAGGAAGATTTTGCACAACTAACAAGGCGTTCAAAACCCACCCACGGCGCTGCATTCAAGTACAACGGCACATACGAAGAAATTGGGCTATTGATCAAACAATATGTGGGTGCTGCCAGGGCTGTACTGGAAAATTTCTTTAAGCTTATCGTATTCAATTATGTCATCTCAAATGGAGATGCGCATTTAAAGAACTTCTCTCTTATTCGCCGGGAAAATGGCGAATACACATTAACACCTGCCTACGACCTGATGAGTACTGTTATACATACACCCAATGAATCAGATACCGCCCTGGGCTTGTATGAGGGTGATATGGATGCTCCCTTTTATGCTACCTATGGTTGCTATGGCAGAAGCAGTTTCATGGAACTGGCCAATCGGTTCGGGATAGTCGAAGCCAGGGCATTAAGAATTATTGACCAGTTTCCTGCCAAAGAAGAATCAATGAAAACATTGATCAACGCCTCTTTCCTGTCTGAAGAAGTAAAAAAACTATACATCAACAACGTAAAGGAAAAACTAAAGAGGATCATTGCCGCCTGA
- a CDS encoding DUF998 domain-containing protein: MQQQTAEEKGVRETIPVPPHIRRRLWYGVIGSGLFMMIAGIEGARRPDYDAWHQAISALSLGSGGSVQLFNFLLFGTIILSTVTVWHKMLAGGRGAMAFSILTALTGASLIVCGLVPQDPAPGYDPEGLALKAPTLRGLMHLLFAGIAALSSVVGLLVMAWRFAGDPLWYGWAVYSVLMAVAMVACVTVYAIWSTSSTGYAGTFERLALIVMPIWALTFLVRLETGVAFMRRYS, from the coding sequence ATGCAGCAACAAACAGCTGAAGAAAAGGGCGTCAGGGAAACAATTCCAGTGCCGCCTCATATACGGCGTAGACTATGGTACGGGGTTATAGGTTCGGGCTTATTCATGATGATCGCGGGCATTGAGGGCGCACGACGGCCGGACTATGACGCCTGGCACCAGGCTATCAGTGCGCTGAGCCTGGGGTCAGGTGGATCGGTTCAGCTATTCAACTTCCTCCTATTCGGTACAATTATCTTAAGTACAGTTACCGTCTGGCATAAGATGCTGGCTGGTGGAAGGGGAGCGATGGCCTTTTCCATCCTCACTGCATTAACGGGAGCGAGTCTTATTGTTTGCGGCCTTGTTCCGCAGGATCCCGCGCCCGGTTACGATCCGGAGGGCCTCGCATTGAAGGCCCCCACGCTACGCGGGTTAATGCATCTTTTATTTGCAGGTATTGCCGCACTAAGTTCAGTAGTGGGTTTGCTGGTCATGGCGTGGCGTTTTGCCGGCGACCCTTTATGGTATGGCTGGGCCGTGTACTCAGTGCTTATGGCCGTTGCAATGGTTGCCTGTGTGACTGTCTATGCCATCTGGAGTACGAGTTCTACAGGCTATGCCGGTACATTTGAGCGTCTTGCGCTGATTGTAATGCCCATTTGGGCGCTGACCTTCCTCGTTCGCTTAGAGACAGGAGTAGCCTTCATGCGTCGTTATTCATAG
- a CDS encoding DUF1573 domain-containing protein — translation MKKWLTFMLVAGLATATQAQNATPDSKAPAAEVITLKQTSFDFGKIPQGRPVTHNFEVTNTGTEVLRLDNVQASCGCTTPEWSREPIQPGTSTTIKVGYNAASEGGFNKTVTIVYNNNQTKTIVISGTVYKAPATSAPANASLTLLKQ, via the coding sequence ATGAAAAAATGGTTAACATTTATGCTGGTAGCTGGTTTGGCTACCGCCACACAGGCTCAAAACGCCACCCCCGATTCCAAGGCCCCGGCGGCTGAGGTAATCACGCTGAAACAGACCAGTTTCGATTTCGGCAAGATACCCCAGGGGCGCCCTGTAACCCACAATTTTGAGGTGACCAATACCGGCACCGAAGTATTGCGGCTGGACAACGTGCAGGCATCCTGCGGCTGTACCACCCCCGAATGGAGCCGTGAGCCCATTCAGCCCGGCACTTCCACCACCATTAAAGTGGGGTATAATGCGGCCTCTGAAGGCGGCTTCAACAAAACGGTGACTATTGTGTATAACAATAATCAAACGAAAACAATTGTAATTTCCGGAACAGTTTATAAAGCGCCGGCAACTTCTGCGCCCGCAAATGCGTCATTAACTTTACTGAAACAATAA
- a CDS encoding pyridoxal phosphate-dependent aminotransferase translates to MLTISHRGQTMPPSPIRKLVPYAEAAKKKGVKVYHLNIGQPDIETPKAALDAVRHADFKVLEYSHSAGNESYRRKLVQYYKKRGIEIDHTQIIVTTGGSEAILFGFMACLDAGDEVIIPEPFYANYNGFAVAADVVVKPITSHIENGFALPPISDFEKAIGPKTKAIVLCNPNNPTGYLYSREEMETLKEIIIKHNLYLFADEAYREFCYGGEHISAMHLKGVNEHVVLMDTISKRYSACGGRIGAFITRNKQVLDTAMKFAQARLSPPSFAQILGEAAVDLPEDYFDATKAEYQKRRDTMVRRLNAMPGVFCPNPGGAFYAIARLPIDDADIFCQWLLESFSHHKQTVMLAPATGFYGTKGLGLNEVRLAYVLNVDDLNKAMDCLEAALQEYPGRKG, encoded by the coding sequence ATGTTAACAATCAGTCATCGCGGGCAAACCATGCCCCCTTCTCCGATCCGTAAGCTGGTCCCTTACGCCGAGGCAGCTAAGAAGAAAGGCGTCAAAGTGTATCACCTCAATATTGGGCAGCCAGACATTGAAACGCCCAAGGCGGCGCTGGATGCCGTGCGCCATGCCGATTTTAAAGTATTGGAGTACAGCCACAGCGCGGGTAATGAAAGCTACCGCCGCAAGCTGGTGCAATACTATAAAAAAAGAGGTATTGAGATTGATCATACACAGATCATCGTAACCACCGGCGGCTCAGAAGCCATCCTCTTTGGTTTTATGGCCTGCCTGGATGCGGGTGATGAAGTGATCATTCCCGAACCTTTTTATGCCAACTACAACGGATTTGCAGTAGCAGCCGATGTAGTGGTAAAACCCATTACTTCGCATATTGAAAATGGTTTTGCCCTTCCTCCTATTTCTGATTTTGAGAAAGCCATTGGCCCCAAAACAAAGGCCATTGTGCTGTGCAATCCCAACAATCCTACCGGTTACCTGTACAGCCGGGAAGAAATGGAAACCCTGAAAGAGATCATCATCAAACACAACCTGTACCTGTTTGCCGATGAAGCTTACCGGGAGTTTTGCTATGGCGGAGAACATATCAGCGCGATGCATTTGAAAGGCGTAAATGAGCATGTGGTATTGATGGACACTATTTCCAAGCGGTACAGCGCCTGCGGCGGCCGTATCGGCGCTTTCATTACCCGCAATAAACAGGTGTTGGATACTGCGATGAAATTTGCACAAGCCCGCCTGAGTCCGCCCTCTTTTGCCCAGATACTGGGAGAAGCAGCGGTAGACCTGCCGGAAGATTATTTTGATGCTACCAAGGCAGAGTACCAGAAACGCCGCGACACCATGGTTCGCCGGCTGAATGCCATGCCAGGTGTTTTCTGTCCCAATCCCGGTGGTGCTTTTTATGCCATTGCCCGTTTGCCTATTGATGATGCAGATATTTTTTGTCAGTGGTTGCTGGAATCTTTCTCGCACCATAAACAAACAGTGATGCTGGCCCCGGCTACCGGCTTTTATGGCACGAAAGGGCTTGGACTGAATGAGGTACGGCTGGCCTATGTATTGAATGTAGACGATCTTAATAAAGCGATGGATTGCCTGGAAGCGGCGCTACAAGAATATCCCGGCAGAAAAGGCTAA
- a CDS encoding helix-turn-helix transcriptional regulator has protein sequence MDNGQIGRLIAERRGLLNLKQHDLAEMTGITTKTIYLIENGKGNPSLDTLREILDVLGLDIFVDIKKMAE, from the coding sequence ATGGATAATGGCCAAATTGGACGCTTGATAGCCGAAAGAAGAGGATTGCTGAACTTAAAACAGCATGATCTGGCAGAAATGACCGGCATCACCACCAAAACGATCTACCTGATTGAAAATGGTAAAGGGAACCCCTCATTGGATACCCTTCGGGAAATATTGGATGTACTGGGGTTGGACATTTTTGTTGATATCAAAAAAATGGCTGAATGA